The following are from one region of the Actinoplanes sp. L3-i22 genome:
- the lexA gene encoding transcriptional repressor LexA, which yields MRRRTPSRARSADAPQLRSVTPVGNLTEPVASDLTTRQRRILEFIREWGEKYGYPPSVREIGEAVGLVSPSSVAYQLKALETKGYLRRDPNRPRAVDVRSPGELVDDEALRAARPQPAYVPLIGRIAAGGPILAEQSVDEFYPLPRELVGEGEVFMLEVKGDSMIDAAICNGDWVVVRQQPTAEAGDIVAAMIDGEATVKSYRQRDGHVWLMPANPAFDPIPGDDASIMGKVVAVLRRV from the coding sequence ATGCGCCGCCGGACGCCGAGCCGGGCCCGCTCCGCGGACGCCCCGCAGTTGCGGTCGGTCACACCGGTCGGCAACCTGACCGAGCCGGTCGCCAGCGACCTCACCACCCGCCAGCGGCGGATCCTCGAGTTCATCCGCGAATGGGGCGAGAAATACGGTTACCCGCCCAGCGTGCGGGAGATCGGCGAGGCCGTCGGCCTGGTCTCCCCGTCCAGCGTGGCGTACCAGTTGAAGGCCCTGGAGACCAAGGGCTACCTGCGCCGCGACCCGAACCGGCCGCGCGCCGTCGACGTCCGCTCCCCCGGTGAGCTGGTCGACGACGAGGCGCTGCGGGCGGCCCGGCCGCAGCCGGCCTACGTGCCGCTGATCGGCCGGATCGCCGCCGGTGGCCCGATCCTCGCCGAGCAGTCGGTGGACGAGTTCTACCCGCTGCCGCGCGAGCTCGTCGGCGAGGGCGAGGTCTTCATGCTCGAGGTCAAGGGCGACTCGATGATCGACGCGGCGATCTGCAACGGCGACTGGGTCGTCGTCCGTCAGCAGCCCACCGCCGAGGCCGGCGACATCGTCGCGGCGATGATCGACGGCGAGGCCACGGTCAAGAGCTACCGGCAGCGGGACGGGCACGTCTGGCTGATGCCGGCCAACCCGGCCTTCGACCCGATCCCCGGCGACGACGCCAGCATCATGGGCAAGGTGGTCGCGGTCCTGCGCCGGGTCTAA
- a CDS encoding alpha/beta fold hydrolase encodes MINDSLVDGGNVQIAVRDFGGDEPPLLLLHGAGGNLAQMTTLARALRTRHRVVTVDLRGHGRSADGGWSWDAALGDLAAVCVKLEVERPAVVGHSLGGMLAMLWGERHPESPGVISLDGNPPPTRPDQVPALDPEKAAAELERLTGVFDMIGAAAGQKVDAAELADLVERQRVAAREMGADEKVWIEGFRRNLIHGKDGRTTFRPSFESTTRLRAMMNELDLAPVYAAVACPALLVLATRDLPEQAPFADLYAAYRRYLVAQARAVPRLRHVELADASHAMVIEQPAVLASLITEFLVEHR; translated from the coding sequence ATGATCAACGACAGCCTTGTCGACGGCGGGAACGTGCAGATCGCCGTTCGCGACTTCGGCGGCGACGAGCCACCACTGCTGCTCCTGCACGGCGCCGGTGGCAACCTGGCGCAGATGACCACGCTCGCCCGCGCGCTGCGGACCCGGCACCGGGTCGTCACCGTCGACCTGCGCGGGCACGGCCGCTCCGCGGACGGCGGGTGGAGCTGGGACGCCGCGCTCGGCGACCTGGCCGCGGTCTGCGTGAAGCTGGAGGTGGAGCGTCCGGCGGTGGTCGGGCACTCGCTCGGCGGCATGCTGGCGATGCTCTGGGGCGAGCGGCACCCGGAGTCCCCCGGCGTGATCAGCCTGGACGGCAACCCGCCGCCCACCCGGCCGGACCAGGTGCCGGCGCTGGACCCGGAGAAAGCCGCCGCCGAGCTGGAGCGGCTCACCGGGGTCTTCGACATGATCGGGGCGGCCGCCGGGCAGAAGGTCGACGCCGCCGAGCTGGCCGACCTGGTCGAGCGGCAGCGGGTCGCGGCGCGGGAGATGGGCGCCGACGAGAAGGTGTGGATCGAGGGGTTCCGTCGCAACCTGATCCACGGCAAGGACGGGCGGACGACGTTCCGGCCGTCGTTCGAGTCGACCACGCGGTTGCGGGCCATGATGAACGAGCTGGACCTGGCACCGGTGTATGCCGCGGTGGCCTGCCCGGCGCTGCTCGTGCTGGCGACCCGGGATCTGCCGGAGCAGGCGCCGTTCGCGGATCTGTATGCGGCGTATCGGCGGTATTTGGTGGCGCAGGCTCGGGCGGTGCCTCGGTTGCGTCATGTGGAGTTGGCGGATGCCTCGCATGCGATGGTCATTGAGCAGCCGGCGGTGTTGGCCTCACTGATCACCGAATTCCTCGTCGAGCATCGCTGA
- the nrdR gene encoding transcriptional regulator NrdR produces the protein MRCPYCRHADSRVVDSREADDGQLIRRRRSCPECGKRFTTVEEAILAVVKRSGVTEPFSRTKVMSGVRKACQGRPVDEDSIALLAQRVEETVRARGAAEIPSHEVGLAILTPLRELDQVAYLRFASVYKDFDSLDEFENEIAALRQAPPVRDAGTRHAVAPRSGTGRTPKING, from the coding sequence GTGCGTTGCCCGTATTGCCGGCACGCCGACTCGCGCGTCGTGGACTCGCGGGAGGCCGACGACGGTCAGTTGATCCGTCGCCGACGGTCGTGTCCCGAGTGCGGGAAGCGGTTCACCACGGTCGAGGAGGCGATCCTCGCGGTGGTCAAGCGCAGCGGCGTCACCGAGCCCTTCAGCCGGACGAAGGTCATGAGTGGGGTGCGCAAGGCCTGTCAGGGCCGGCCCGTCGACGAGGACTCGATCGCGCTGCTCGCGCAGCGGGTGGAGGAGACCGTCCGGGCTCGCGGCGCCGCGGAGATTCCGAGCCACGAGGTCGGCCTGGCGATTCTCACGCCCTTGCGTGAACTCGACCAGGTCGCCTACCTGCGGTTCGCCAGCGTGTACAAGGACTTCGACTCGCTCGACGAGTTCGAGAACGAGATCGCCGCGCTCCGTCAGGCGCCGCCCGTCCGGGACGCCGGGACGCGACACGCCGTCGCGCCGCGGTCCGGAACGGGCCGCACACCCAAGATCAACGGCTGA
- a CDS encoding helix-turn-helix domain-containing protein: MNEVDALAEQLIRLLDVRLADPLEILLEGDRSVDEMRGRLHRRALDWAFVIAQGTETQAVHTIARLVATLYPDDHAFAPPVDWWRTPLGQAVVRRVGHPFVESVSLATAGAMLGISRQGVHDLVRRGKLPRHPDGGVPVSAVRARLIGTSMDFSWPAEEIRLADDFGHGPHDDPTENLEGQ; this comes from the coding sequence ATGAACGAGGTCGACGCGCTTGCCGAGCAGCTCATCCGGCTGCTCGACGTGCGCCTGGCCGACCCGCTGGAGATCCTGCTCGAGGGTGACCGCAGCGTGGACGAGATGCGCGGTCGCCTGCACCGGCGCGCGCTGGACTGGGCGTTCGTGATCGCGCAGGGCACCGAGACGCAGGCGGTGCACACCATCGCGCGGCTCGTCGCCACGCTCTACCCGGACGATCATGCCTTCGCGCCGCCGGTGGACTGGTGGCGGACACCGCTGGGGCAGGCCGTCGTCCGCCGGGTGGGGCATCCGTTCGTCGAGTCGGTGTCCCTGGCCACCGCCGGGGCGATGCTGGGGATCAGCCGGCAGGGCGTGCACGACCTGGTGCGCCGGGGCAAGCTGCCGCGGCATCCGGATGGCGGGGTGCCGGTCAGCGCGGTCCGGGCCCGCCTGATCGGCACATCGATGGACTTCTCCTGGCCGGCCGAGGAGATCCGCCTGGCGGACGATTTCGGTCACGGCCCGCACGACGACCCGACCGAGAACCTGGAGGGGCAATGA
- a CDS encoding vitamin B12-dependent ribonucleotide reductase, translating to MAGDGVTAGRQRSRTSANGAAAGGLRVERVWTTAGVHPYDEVEWERRDVVMTNWRDGSINFEQRGVEFPASWSVNAANIVTTKYFRGAVGTPERETSLKQLIDRVVQTYRKAGEEHGYFASVADAEVFDHELTWMLMHQVFSFNSPVWFNVGTKSPQQVSACFILSVDDSMDSILEWYKEEGLIFKGGSGSGVNLSRIRSSKELLSSGGTASGPVSFMRGADASAGTIKSGGATRRAAKMVILDVDHPDIEEFVSTKAREEDKIRALRDAGFDMDLGGADIVSVQYQNANNSVRVSDEFMKAYEEGTEFGLRGRLNGEVIETIDARKLFRGIAQAAWECADPGLQYDDVINDWHTNPETGRITASNPCSEYMSLDDSSCNLASLNLMKFLKADGGFEVEKFVKSVEFIITAMDISICFADFPTEKIGITTRAYRQLGIGYANLGALLMASGLPYDSDGGRSVAAAITSLMTGTAYRRSAELAGIVGAYDGYARNADAHQRVMRKHAAAGDEVRPQGPVATEIIREATRQWKNGNKLGEKNGWRNAQASVLAPTGTIGLMMDCDTTGIEPDLALVKFKKLVGGGSMKIVNQTVPRALRSLGYLEEQVEAIVEHIATNGNVVDAPGLKTEHYAIFDCAMGERVISPIGHVKMMAAVQPFISGAISKTVNMPETATVEEIEEIHYQGWKLGLKALAIYRDNCKVGQPLSAGKGANEAAPAVAEATKVVETVVEKVIEYRPIRKRLPKKRPSETVSFSVGGAEGYLTASSYPDDGLGEVFLKMSKQGSTLAGVMDAFSVAISIGLQYGVPLETFVSKFTNMRFEPAGMTDDSDVRMASSVMDYIFRRLALDFLPYDTRAELGIFTATERTAQAQAEAAAEAAAADLAVTNMAESAPAAPVSAPAVATVTVAEVKAASTPEKQAGSSTELLELVTGHAADAPLCFTCGTKMRRAGSCYVCEGCGSTSGCS from the coding sequence ATGGCCGGAGACGGCGTGACAGCGGGTCGGCAGCGGAGCAGGACAAGCGCCAACGGCGCGGCGGCTGGGGGGCTGCGGGTGGAACGGGTGTGGACGACGGCGGGCGTCCACCCGTACGACGAGGTCGAGTGGGAACGCCGCGACGTCGTCATGACGAACTGGCGGGACGGCTCGATCAACTTCGAGCAGCGCGGTGTGGAGTTCCCGGCGTCCTGGAGCGTGAACGCCGCGAACATCGTGACGACGAAGTACTTCCGCGGGGCCGTGGGGACGCCCGAGCGGGAGACGTCGCTCAAGCAGCTGATCGACCGGGTCGTGCAGACGTACCGCAAGGCGGGCGAGGAGCACGGCTACTTCGCCTCCGTGGCCGACGCCGAGGTGTTCGACCACGAGCTCACCTGGATGCTGATGCACCAGGTCTTCAGCTTCAACTCGCCGGTCTGGTTCAACGTCGGCACCAAGTCGCCGCAGCAGGTCAGCGCGTGCTTCATCCTCTCCGTGGACGACTCGATGGACTCGATCCTCGAGTGGTACAAGGAGGAGGGCCTGATCTTCAAGGGCGGCTCCGGCTCGGGCGTCAACCTGTCCCGCATCCGCTCGTCCAAGGAGCTGCTGTCGTCCGGGGGGACGGCGAGCGGCCCGGTCAGCTTCATGCGCGGCGCGGACGCCAGCGCGGGCACCATCAAGTCCGGCGGCGCCACCCGGCGCGCGGCGAAGATGGTCATCCTCGACGTCGACCACCCGGACATCGAGGAGTTCGTCTCGACGAAGGCGCGCGAGGAGGACAAGATCCGCGCGCTCCGGGACGCCGGCTTCGACATGGACCTGGGCGGCGCCGACATCGTCTCGGTGCAGTACCAGAACGCCAACAACTCGGTGCGGGTCAGCGACGAGTTCATGAAGGCGTACGAGGAGGGCACCGAGTTCGGGCTCCGCGGCCGGCTCAACGGCGAGGTCATCGAGACCATCGACGCGCGGAAGCTGTTCCGTGGCATCGCCCAGGCCGCCTGGGAGTGCGCCGACCCCGGCCTGCAGTACGACGACGTCATCAACGACTGGCACACGAACCCCGAGACCGGCCGGATCACCGCGTCCAACCCGTGCTCGGAGTACATGTCGCTGGACGACTCGTCCTGCAACCTGGCCTCGCTGAACCTGATGAAGTTCCTCAAGGCCGACGGTGGCTTCGAGGTGGAGAAGTTCGTCAAGAGCGTCGAGTTCATCATCACCGCGATGGACATCTCGATCTGCTTCGCGGACTTCCCGACCGAGAAGATCGGGATCACCACCCGCGCCTACCGCCAGCTCGGTATCGGGTACGCGAACCTCGGCGCCCTGCTGATGGCGTCCGGCCTGCCCTACGACTCGGACGGCGGTCGCAGCGTCGCCGCGGCGATCACCTCGCTGATGACCGGTACGGCGTACCGGCGCTCCGCCGAGCTGGCCGGCATCGTCGGCGCGTACGACGGCTACGCCCGCAACGCCGACGCCCACCAGCGCGTGATGCGCAAGCACGCCGCCGCCGGTGACGAGGTCCGCCCGCAGGGCCCGGTCGCCACCGAGATCATCCGTGAGGCCACCCGGCAGTGGAAGAACGGCAACAAGCTCGGTGAGAAGAACGGCTGGCGCAACGCCCAGGCGTCGGTGCTCGCCCCGACCGGCACCATCGGCCTGATGATGGACTGCGACACCACCGGCATCGAGCCCGACCTGGCGCTGGTCAAGTTCAAGAAGCTGGTCGGCGGCGGCTCGATGAAGATCGTCAACCAGACCGTGCCGCGCGCGCTGCGCAGCCTCGGCTACCTCGAGGAGCAGGTCGAGGCGATCGTCGAGCACATCGCGACGAACGGCAACGTGGTCGACGCGCCCGGCCTCAAGACCGAGCACTACGCGATCTTCGACTGCGCCATGGGCGAGCGGGTGATCTCCCCGATCGGCCACGTCAAGATGATGGCCGCGGTGCAGCCGTTCATCTCCGGCGCCATCTCCAAGACGGTCAACATGCCGGAGACGGCGACCGTCGAGGAGATCGAGGAGATCCACTACCAGGGCTGGAAGCTGGGCCTGAAGGCGCTCGCGATCTACCGCGACAACTGCAAGGTCGGCCAGCCGCTGTCGGCCGGCAAGGGCGCCAACGAGGCCGCTCCGGCGGTCGCCGAGGCCACCAAGGTCGTCGAGACCGTCGTCGAGAAGGTCATCGAGTACCGCCCGATCCGCAAGCGCCTGCCGAAGAAGCGCCCGTCCGAGACGGTGTCCTTCTCGGTCGGTGGCGCCGAGGGCTACCTCACCGCGTCGTCCTACCCGGACGACGGCCTCGGCGAGGTCTTCCTGAAGATGTCGAAGCAGGGCTCCACCCTGGCCGGCGTCATGGACGCCTTCTCGGTGGCGATCTCGATAGGGCTGCAGTACGGCGTCCCGCTGGAGACGTTCGTCAGCAAGTTCACCAACATGCGCTTCGAGCCGGCCGGCATGACCGACGACTCGGACGTGCGCATGGCGTCCTCGGTGATGGACTACATCTTCCGTCGCCTGGCGCTGGACTTCCTGCCCTACGACACCCGCGCTGAGCTGGGCATCTTCACCGCGACGGAGCGTACCGCGCAGGCCCAGGCCGAAGCGGCCGCCGAGGCTGCCGCGGCCGACCTGGCCGTGACCAACATGGCCGAGTCGGCGCCGGCCGCTCCGGTCTCCGCCCCCGCGGTCGCGACCGTCACGGTCGCCGAGGTGAAGGCCGCGTCCACTCCGGAGAAGCAGGCCGGCTCCTCGACCGAGCTCCTCGAGCTGGTCACCGGGCACGCGGCGGACGCTCCGCTCTGCTTCACCTGCGGCACCAAGATGCGCCGCGCGGGTAGTTGCTACGTCTGCGAGGGTTGCGGTTCAACCTCCGGTTGCAGCTGA
- a CDS encoding acetoin utilization protein AcuC codes for MADDMTVVVWDQALLDYDMGDHPLNPVRVELTMALARDLGVLDRPGVQLITPRPATQAELTRVHREDYLDAVRQAPIDPFFLGWGLNTSDNPVFEGMHESSARICGASIAAAEAVWHGSARRAVNVAGGLHHAMPARAAGFCVYNDPAVAIAWLLDHGAQRVAYVDVDVHHGDGVQAMFYDDPRVLTVSLHETPLALFPGTGFCDETGGPGAEGTAVNVPLPPGTGDTGWLKAYHAVVPSVVRAFAPEIIVSQCGADAHRLDPLADLMLSVDCQRAAYMAMRELADELCDGRWVALGGGGYALVEVVPRAWSHLLAVATGEPLDPATPTPRSWRRLAADRRPGTPAPALMGDGVELSTETWSPGTGDDPIDRAIMATRLAVFPLHGLDPHDPRD; via the coding sequence ATGGCGGACGACATGACGGTGGTGGTCTGGGACCAGGCCCTGCTCGACTACGACATGGGTGATCACCCGCTCAACCCGGTGCGGGTCGAGCTGACCATGGCGCTCGCCCGCGACCTGGGCGTCCTCGACCGCCCGGGTGTGCAGTTGATCACGCCGCGGCCGGCCACCCAGGCCGAGCTGACCCGGGTGCACCGGGAGGACTATCTCGACGCCGTCCGGCAGGCCCCGATCGATCCGTTCTTCCTGGGCTGGGGTCTGAACACCTCGGACAACCCGGTCTTCGAGGGCATGCACGAGTCGTCGGCGCGGATCTGTGGCGCCAGCATCGCGGCCGCCGAGGCGGTCTGGCACGGTTCGGCCCGCCGCGCGGTGAACGTGGCCGGCGGCCTGCACCACGCGATGCCGGCCCGGGCGGCCGGCTTCTGTGTCTACAACGATCCGGCGGTGGCGATCGCCTGGCTGCTCGATCACGGCGCCCAACGGGTGGCGTACGTGGACGTCGACGTGCATCACGGCGACGGGGTGCAGGCGATGTTCTACGACGACCCGCGGGTGCTGACGGTGAGCCTGCACGAGACGCCGCTGGCGCTGTTCCCGGGCACCGGCTTCTGCGACGAGACGGGCGGGCCGGGCGCCGAGGGCACCGCGGTGAACGTGCCGCTGCCGCCGGGCACCGGGGACACCGGCTGGCTGAAGGCCTACCACGCGGTGGTCCCGTCGGTGGTGCGGGCGTTCGCGCCGGAGATCATCGTCAGCCAGTGCGGGGCGGACGCGCACCGGCTGGACCCGCTGGCCGACCTGATGCTCTCGGTCGACTGCCAGCGCGCGGCGTACATGGCGATGCGCGAGCTGGCCGACGAGCTCTGCGACGGCCGCTGGGTGGCGCTCGGCGGGGGTGGGTACGCCCTGGTCGAGGTCGTGCCCCGGGCCTGGTCGCACCTGCTCGCGGTGGCGACCGGGGAGCCGCTGGACCCGGCCACGCCGACCCCGAGGTCCTGGCGGCGGCTGGCCGCCGACCGCCGTCCCGGCACGCCGGCCCCGGCGCTGATGGGGGACGGCGTCGAGCTGAGCACGGAGACCTGGTCGCCGGGCACCGGGGACGATCCGATCGACCGCGCGATCATGGCGACCCGGCTCGCGGTCTTCCCGCTGCACGGGCTCGACCCCCACGACCCCAGAGACTGA
- a CDS encoding metal-dependent transcriptional regulator — translation MVNDLVDTTEMYLRTILELEEEGVPPLRARIAERLHQSGPTVSQTVARMERDGLLTVEGDRHLVLTEEGRATAVSVMRKHRLAELLLVNVIGMPWEEAHEEACRWEHVMSDSVERRVYELLNKPTRSPYGNPIPGLEQLGLSDDTVDPFGHGERNLAFPGLTGSVVVSRICESVQTNADVLRQLHAAGIDPGTTVTVAQERDGVTIDRSGDKIRLPREVASRVFVAAR, via the coding sequence ATCGTGAACGACCTTGTCGATACCACCGAGATGTATCTCCGGACCATTCTCGAACTCGAAGAAGAAGGCGTGCCTCCGCTCCGGGCTCGCATCGCCGAGCGCCTGCACCAGAGCGGCCCCACGGTCAGCCAGACGGTCGCCCGCATGGAGCGGGACGGTCTGCTCACCGTCGAGGGTGACCGCCACCTGGTGCTGACCGAGGAGGGGCGCGCCACCGCCGTCTCCGTCATGCGCAAGCACCGTCTTGCGGAACTACTACTGGTCAACGTCATCGGCATGCCGTGGGAAGAAGCCCACGAGGAGGCCTGCCGGTGGGAGCACGTGATGAGCGACTCGGTCGAGCGCCGGGTCTACGAGCTGCTGAACAAGCCGACCCGCTCGCCGTACGGTAATCCGATCCCCGGTCTCGAGCAGCTCGGCCTCTCCGACGACACCGTCGACCCGTTCGGTCACGGCGAGCGCAACCTCGCGTTCCCCGGCCTGACCGGCAGCGTCGTGGTGTCCCGGATCTGCGAGAGCGTCCAGACGAACGCGGACGTGCTGCGGCAGCTGCACGCCGCCGGCATCGACCCGGGCACCACCGTGACGGTCGCGCAGGAACGGGACGGGGTCACCATCGACAGGTCGGGTGACAAGATCCGGCTGCCTCGTGAGGTGGCGTCGCGGGTGTTCGTCGCCGCGCGCTGA
- a CDS encoding MFS transporter — protein sequence MSSVDVLPARVHAAKIAVGVTFAMNGLALAGWLSRAPAIRDGLELSVAGFGLLLLCMSGTSVASIPLAGPLVQRVGPARAVFLASMSMAFGLTVLATATLLGSVVLAGVALLFCGFGTSTWDVAMNVEAADVERRLGRTIMPRFHAGFSLGTVGGAAVGALASATGLPIWAQLYLTTLIVVAVQIVVVRRFLPHVEPEPGVKPAMTPGQAWREPRTLLIGLILLGFGFTEGSANDWLAISLVDGYHSSDTLGAIGFGVFVTAMTLGRMYGGAAADRWGRVPVLRLTAVSAAAGLLLVVFGGSITVALAGALLWGVGASLGFPIGMSAAADDPLRAAMRVSVAGSIGYGAFLAGPPLIGFLSEHFGPLNGLLCVFAALLIGLAASHAAKPLPTP from the coding sequence GTGAGCAGCGTCGACGTCCTACCCGCCCGAGTGCATGCAGCCAAGATCGCGGTTGGCGTCACGTTCGCCATGAACGGCCTGGCCCTCGCCGGCTGGCTGTCCCGGGCCCCGGCCATCCGGGACGGCCTGGAGCTCTCCGTCGCCGGCTTCGGTCTGCTGCTGCTCTGCATGTCCGGCACGTCGGTCGCGTCGATCCCGCTGGCCGGCCCGCTCGTCCAGCGCGTCGGCCCGGCCCGGGCGGTCTTCCTGGCCAGCATGTCGATGGCGTTCGGTCTGACCGTGCTGGCCACCGCGACCCTGCTCGGCTCGGTCGTGCTGGCCGGGGTGGCGTTGCTGTTCTGCGGCTTCGGCACCAGCACCTGGGACGTCGCGATGAACGTCGAGGCCGCCGACGTCGAGCGCCGCCTCGGGCGCACGATCATGCCGCGCTTCCACGCCGGCTTCAGCCTGGGCACGGTCGGCGGCGCCGCGGTCGGCGCGCTCGCCTCGGCGACCGGCCTGCCGATCTGGGCGCAGCTCTACCTCACCACGCTGATCGTGGTCGCGGTGCAGATCGTGGTCGTCCGCCGCTTCCTCCCGCACGTCGAGCCGGAGCCCGGCGTCAAGCCCGCGATGACCCCCGGCCAGGCCTGGCGCGAGCCGCGGACCCTCCTGATCGGCCTGATCCTGCTCGGCTTCGGTTTCACCGAGGGCAGCGCCAACGACTGGCTCGCGATCAGCCTGGTCGACGGCTACCACTCGAGCGACACCCTCGGCGCGATCGGCTTCGGCGTCTTCGTCACCGCGATGACCCTGGGCCGGATGTACGGCGGCGCGGCCGCCGACCGCTGGGGCCGGGTCCCGGTCCTCCGCCTCACCGCGGTCTCCGCCGCCGCCGGCCTCCTGCTGGTCGTCTTCGGCGGCTCGATCACGGTGGCCCTGGCCGGCGCCCTCCTCTGGGGCGTAGGCGCCTCCCTGGGCTTCCCGATCGGCATGAGCGCCGCCGCCGACGACCCGCTACGAGCCGCCATGCGAGTCTCGGTGGCCGGCTCCATCGGCTACGGCGCCTTCCTGGCCGGCCCCCCACTGATCGGCTTCCTCTCCGAACACTTCGGTCCCCTGAACGGCCTCCTCTGCGTCTTCGCCGCCCTCCTGATCGGCCTGGCCGCCTCCCACGCCGCCAAACCCCTCCCCACCCCCTGA